The following are from one region of the Rhinoraja longicauda isolate Sanriku21f chromosome 33, sRhiLon1.1, whole genome shotgun sequence genome:
- the spg21 gene encoding maspardin, protein MGEIKVSPDYNWFRSTVPLKKIIVDDDDSKVWSLYDAGPRNIRCPIMFLPPVSGTADVFFQQILALTGWGYRVITLQYPVYWDILEFCDGFRKLLDHLQLDKVHIFGASLGGFLAQKFAEYAHKSPRVHSLILCNSFSDTSIFNQSWTANSFWLMPGFMLKKIVLGNFTTGPVDSKMADAIDFMVDRLESLGQGELASRLTLNCQNSYVEPHKIKDVPVTIMDVFDHSALSQEAKEEMYKLYPNARRAHLKTGGNFPYLCRSAEVNLYVQIHLRQFHGTRYAAIDPSMVSVEELEVHRTQLDSLNEEEL, encoded by the exons ATGGGTGAGATAAAGGTCTCCCCTGATTATAATTGGTTCCGGAGTACAGTCCCATTGAAAAAG ATAATAGTGGATGATGATGACAGTAAAGTGTGGTCCCTTTATGATGCTGGGCCCAGAAACATAAGGTGTCCAATTATGTTTCTTCCCCCGGtcagtggaactgcagatgtatttTTCCAACAGATTTTAGCCCTAACTGGTTGGGGTTACAGAGTTATCACT TTACAGTATCCCGTTTATTGGGACATCCTTGAATTTTGTGATGGATTCAGGAAACTTTTAGATCATCTGCAGCTGGATAAG GTTCACATTTTTGGTGCTTCCTTGGGAGGATTTTTGGCACAGAAGTTTGCAGAATATGCACACAAATCACCCAGAGTTCATTCCCTTATCTTGTGTAATTCATTCAGTGACACATCTATCTTCAACCAGTCTTGGACTGCCAATAG CTTTTGGCTGATGCCCGGATTTATGCTGAAAAAGATTGTCCTTGGAAACTTTACAACTGGTCCTGTCGATTCCAAAATGGCGGATGCGATTGATTTCATGGTTGATCGG TTGGAAAGTTTGGGGCAGGGTGAGTTGGCGTCTCGTCTCACTCTTAATTGCCAGAACTCATACGTAGAACCTCACAAGATTAAAGACGTTCCTGTTACAATAATGGAC GTCTTTGACCACAGTGCACTTTCTCAGGAAGCCAAAgaagaaatgtacaaattgtACCCGAATGCAAGGCGGGCGCATCTGAAAACTGGAGGGAACTTTCCCTACTTGTGTCGGAGTGCTGAAGTCAACCTTTATGTACAG ATCCACCTGCGGCAGTTTCACGGCACGCGGTATGCTGCAATCGACCCGTCAATGGTGAGTGTCGAGGAGCTTGAAGTCCACCGAACCCAACTTGACAGCCTGAATGAAGAGGAATTGTAA